In Miscanthus floridulus cultivar M001 chromosome 19, ASM1932011v1, whole genome shotgun sequence, the DNA window CAATGGCATATGATATGAAGTCCCTAACAGTCCTTATTATCGGCCGTTTACTCTGTGGGTAAGTATCCTGGCACAGATCGCAGTTGAGTGCTTCAACTATACAGTTTGACTAGTGGGCTTCTGATTATTGGCTATATCCATTCTTGCATAAGGGCTTTGGTTTAATGGTTAATTGTAAATTGTAGTGGAAGATTGAACAGAAGGAAAATGGTTTCTTCTCTCTTCAGTAAACATTGTCCATTTTCAGAATTGAGTTCTTAAGTAGCAAGTGCACTCTTTCATACTAGCGCTGAACATTACGATACAATTGCAAAGATCTCAAGTAATGTGATTTCTTATGACCATTTTTATAATGACAAAAAGAATCTTGCACTAAATATTTCACTTGACTTTCAACCCTGATTTTGCGTTTACATCTTTTCAGAACTGCTCTATGTTTTCACGTTCTAATGTGTTCAATATTTTGATACAGGTTGGGTTCTGCAAGAGCTGTCAATCGCCGATACATTAGTGATTGTGTCCCTGCAAGAATACGCATGCAAGCTTCGGCAGGATTTGTTAGTGCAAGTGCACTTGGAATGGCCTGTGGGCCAGCGCTAGCTGGTTTACTTCAGTGGAAATTCAAGATCTACATGGTTACTTTCAATCAATCGACTCTACCTGGTTGGGTGATGGCAGTTGCATGGCTATTGTATTTGATTTGGCTATGGGTCTCATTCAAAGAACCGAACCGTGCTACCGAAGTGAATGAAGCCCCACAAAATCCTGCTTCTGGTAAGTCGAAAATCTGATGTGTTAATTGCCTTTCATTACTCTATGTTGTTCACTTTTAAGTAGAATTTTCTGATCTAATAATTCAGGAAGGTGTCTGATGATATGATCCATTCTCTTGTGATTTAATTGTATGTTTATCTTGATTACAGGACAAACGGTTGATATTGGACGACTAGAGAATGGACTTGCACAGCCTCTGCTCACGGATTCTGTAGATAAACAAAATGacgatgaagatgaagaagttgatgataGTGAAGAAGCTGCAGATGATTCTCGCAAACCTGCAACATCAATTGGCTCAGCATACCGATTGCTTACCCCGTCAGTAAAGGTAGCAGGGTGTTGTTACGCCAAATAACAGCTTCTCTTGATTTATTTGGATCCCAGTAAATTACTGAGGGATTGGAAATAAGCTAGATATGTTTTAGTTTCCCTAGTTCTTGCACTACAGACGGTCTGTATAGCTTTTGATTTCTACAGTTGCCTACACAAGTTTTCCTTACATTAGATAAGGCAAGGGGTTTGGAACTCTAATTTGTTTCAAAAAGAAACTAAAGCCACTATTTGAGGATCAAAGAAAAACCTTTTTTCTTACCCATACCCATGTGAGGGTTTTCGAATTTCGACCACCTCATTCAAGCAAAGCACGATGTTATGCTGTTGTAATCTTCTACTTCTGGACGTCTTGACTCAGTTGGACTTTGCTCATACAGGTCCAGCTGTTGATATACTTCATGCTTAAATACGCAATGGAGATTTTGCTTTCAGAGTCAAGTGTTATCACCAATCACTATTTCAGTTGGAATACAAGCGCAGTGGCAATATTTCTAGCAATCCTTGGGTTGACAGTCCTTCCTGTTAATGCTGTTGTTGGAACATACATCAGCAATATGTTTGAGGACAGGTTTGTGGATTTTTCATGCCTCAGTACAAGCATGGCTTATGAccttttcatttttgttttattGGGTATATTACCATTGGTCAGTGACAAACGGACAATTTGCTCACTACTGTTACATAGACACCTGGAACTCTGCCCTTTTTGTATTTTCGAGGGAAACCTACAGCTCTGCCTTAACAAATTTGTTGATGTTTTTGCCAGGCAACTCCTCATGGTATCGCAAATTACATTGCTAGTAGGCATTATTTTCAGCTTCAAAGTTACGAGTACATACTCTGTTGTCCAGTATGTTGTGTCAGCACTTATCACATTTGTTTCTGCAGAAGTTCTTGAAGGTAAACAAAAATCCATTTTTTTTAAGAATGTTTCTCCTTGGCATTGAACCAAATCTCTGATCTTATTGGCAAACGCAGGCGTGAACCTTTCCCTCCTATCAAGCGTGATGTCGTCCCGCCTCTCCCGTGGCACATACAACGGTGGTCTCCTCTCGACGGAGGCTGGGACCCTGGCGAGGGTGGTTGCCGACTGCACCATCACCGCGGCAGGGTACCTGGGCGTGGGGATGCTCCTCAACGTCACCCTGCTACCATCCCTGGTGATATGTGTTGCGTCCATTGCCTGCACCTTCCTGACGTATAACTCACTTTTCTGATGAAGGTTGACAATGTATTTGTGTCTATCATGATTCGTTCCATATTGACGCAAATCAAGGCAGCTGGGAGATCGCCATTGCCATTGCCCGAAGGGGCTGTTGtattattactattactattactattactattTTTTTATTGCTGTAAAGTGATAAATCGATTGCAGCTACTGAACCTGGCCTTGTCCTGCAAAATTTTGATCGCTTTTATCCTTGCCGTTATCTTCAGCGTATACATGTCCAAATTATGGTACTCTCGACTGGTCTGGTCGCCGTTGCGAGATGATTTTTACGAGAGTATGAATTGGTTTAAATCAGGGCAAAAGCCAGTTAAAGACTTCAACCATGCATGGAAAAATTAAAGAAATCGAAGTGTTATTCCAATAGTCATGGAAAAGTTGAATAATTTAGAACACTGGTATAATAATTAGCACTAGTGGAAAATTGCAATTTATACTAAGTAAATAGTTAGCTGTCTTAttgaaattttaattttaatactTTAGACATGACTCCACTTTAATTTTTTCACTATTTAAATTTCAACAATTTTGGCAATGGTCCCTCTTTTTGAAATGTCCtattaaaatttaaatttcaa includes these proteins:
- the LOC136526876 gene encoding SPX domain-containing membrane protein OsI_21475, whose amino-acid sequence is MVNFGKKLMADQIPEWKGYYINYKLMKKKVKQYGQQLQQGEKDRRRVLKDFSKMLDDQIEKIVLFLLEQQGILASRIEKLGKQRAILQEQPDIAGIAELREAYREVGIDLIKLLKFVDLNATGIRKILKKFDKRFGYRFTDYYVTSRSNHPYSQLQQVFKHVGVGAVVGALSRNLVELQERQGSYLSIYDQPSSALKDPIIDMINSSVDKLTRSTNFLRFLGQHAMIVDEESPSTAGEEEIEDQKYHFMSLMLNLVNTFLYMVNTYIIVPTADDYSVSLGAASTVCGVVIGSMAVAQIFSSVYFSAWSNKSYFKPLVFSSIVLFLGNVCYAMAYDMKSLTVLIIGRLLCGLGSARAVNRRYISDCVPARIRMQASAGFVSASALGMACGPALAGLLQWKFKIYMVTFNQSTLPGWVMAVAWLLYLIWLWVSFKEPNRATEVNEAPQNPASGQTVDIGRLENGLAQPLLTDSVDKQNDDEDEEVDDSEEAADDSRKPATSIGSAYRLLTPSVKVQLLIYFMLKYAMEILLSESSVITNHYFSWNTSAVAIFLAILGLTVLPVNAVVGTYISNMFEDRQLLMVSQITLLVGIIFSFKVTSTYSVVQYVVSALITFVSAEVLEGVNLSLLSSVMSSRLSRGTYNGGLLSTEAGTLARVVADCTITAAGYLGVGMLLNVTLLPSLVICVASIACTFLTYNSLF